The Thermus brockianus genome window below encodes:
- a CDS encoding thymidine kinase, producing the protein MPPVLHRQGWIEVIAGPMFSGKSEELIRRVRRALIARQRVLVFKPRLDHRYHASHVVSHDGEKVEAIPVDRAEEMEAHLAPLPQVVAVDEVQFLDRGFLDLAERLAQAGVRVIAAGLDLDFRGEPFGIMPELLARAEFVEKLTAICPRCGAPATRTQRLVDGRPARYSDPVILVGAKEHYEPRCRACHEVAY; encoded by the coding sequence ATGCCCCCCGTACTGCACCGCCAAGGGTGGATTGAGGTCATCGCCGGACCCATGTTCTCCGGAAAGAGCGAGGAGCTCATCCGGAGGGTGCGGCGGGCGCTTATCGCCCGGCAGAGGGTTCTGGTTTTCAAGCCAAGGCTGGACCACCGCTACCACGCAAGCCACGTGGTGAGCCATGACGGGGAGAAGGTGGAAGCCATTCCTGTGGACCGCGCGGAGGAGATGGAAGCCCACCTTGCCCCCTTACCCCAGGTGGTGGCGGTGGACGAGGTGCAGTTCCTGGACCGGGGCTTCCTGGACCTGGCGGAGAGGCTGGCCCAAGCGGGGGTGCGGGTCATCGCCGCTGGGCTAGACCTGGACTTCCGGGGAGAGCCTTTTGGCATCATGCCCGAGCTTCTGGCCCGGGCGGAGTTCGTGGAGAAGCTAACCGCCATCTGCCCCCGTTGCGGGGCTCCCGCTACCCGGACCCAGCGCCTGGTGGACGGGAGGCCCGCCCGTTACAGCGACCCTGTCATCCTGGTGGGGGCTAAGGAGCACTACGAGCCCCGGTGCCGGGCCTGCCACGAGGTGGCTTACTGA
- the csaB gene encoding polysaccharide pyruvyl transferase CsaB yields MVVGVAGYYGFKNTGDEAILEAIVRELKARGHEVVALSGDPKRTREEHGIRAYHRLNPLALLKADLWLLGGGGLLQDATSSLSLLYYLSVLRLARLFRKKVVVFNQSLGPLSPWGEAQVRRALQGVPLIVRDQDSHAYAWELGLNPLLGADPALLLTPPPVKREGDLVLVIPRAGVDPEALKNLYITANHLFHEGKQVIVLLLQPGYDDEVASVFYLHRIEKTSDPRRLLYLTAQAGYVISMRLHGLILAAAAGTPFAGVAYDPKVAAFAKETGAYYQDLPGDPTTLAKAALYGRSPDWEKVAALKERARQSFDLALGEAALVKRPHGRG; encoded by the coding sequence ATGGTGGTTGGGGTAGCGGGGTACTACGGCTTCAAGAACACGGGGGACGAGGCCATCCTCGAGGCCATCGTCCGCGAACTGAAGGCTAGAGGCCACGAGGTGGTGGCCCTTTCGGGGGATCCCAAGCGCACCCGGGAGGAACACGGCATCCGCGCCTACCACCGCCTAAACCCCTTGGCCCTCCTCAAGGCGGACCTTTGGCTTTTGGGAGGGGGCGGGCTTTTGCAGGACGCCACCAGCTCCCTAAGCCTTCTCTACTACCTTTCCGTGTTGCGCCTAGCCCGGCTTTTCCGCAAAAAGGTGGTGGTCTTCAACCAGTCCCTGGGCCCCCTCTCCCCTTGGGGCGAGGCCCAGGTGCGCCGGGCCCTCCAGGGGGTACCCCTCATCGTCCGGGACCAGGACTCCCACGCCTACGCCTGGGAGCTGGGCCTAAACCCCCTTTTGGGCGCCGACCCCGCCCTCCTCCTCACCCCTCCCCCGGTGAAGCGGGAAGGGGACCTGGTCCTGGTCATCCCCCGGGCCGGGGTAGACCCGGAGGCCCTGAAGAACCTCTACATCACCGCCAACCATCTCTTCCACGAGGGGAAACAGGTGATCGTCCTCCTCCTCCAGCCCGGCTACGACGACGAGGTGGCGAGCGTCTTCTACCTCCACCGGATTGAAAAGACCTCCGACCCGCGCCGCCTCCTTTACCTAACGGCCCAGGCGGGGTATGTGATCTCCATGCGCCTCCACGGGCTCATCCTAGCGGCGGCGGCGGGAACCCCCTTCGCCGGGGTAGCTTACGACCCCAAGGTGGCCGCCTTCGCCAAGGAAACCGGGGCCTACTACCAAGACCTCCCCGGGGACCCCACCACCCTAGCCAAGGCGGCCCTCTACGGCCGCAGCCCCGACTGGGAGAAGGTGGCGGCCCTGAAGGAGCGGGCGAGGCAAAGCTTTGACCTGGCCCTCGGGGAAGCCGCTTTGGTCAAGCGCCCTCACGGACGCGGTTAA
- a CDS encoding DUF5693 family protein yields MRAFFNVLLLLALFPSLLALAPRLRAERPGPVVLLLDAESVREEARVEGKSLLEVLEGYRALGVQGVAFPERFLKDWVDEGVLLYRPGSELREAGLTARKGWYYVKGEAWLVELLAKAYALPTHRLGDWLGFPLDVQAFPAFYPLEELRQAKAAGFYVAVRPINHRLRLLDPGLPLVPKEADALVFAGLEALGHPYRLEEAKALVGVPVALIEGTPQPGLQAFREKGVLRLFGLRYEWQLTLRPEEAADKYALAARERGHQLLYLRPYPYREDTERFLKRLTAELKASGIPLGRPAPRDFAPSPLRHAAWMGVLAGLGLLALGLPVYGPLVAFALLLLALGYAGSQAGALLAALVFPVLGFLGPRNGLWMWLRTLGYALAGVVFLSALGSTPATVQGLTPFKGVSLTLLVPPLLVAYSFLEKDFKRALTQLFQHPLRLGEVALAGLALFLLALALLRRGNDAPLVPDLELKLRSLLQDIMVRPRFKEVFGHALFPLALLLPWPRFVQNGLLFLAALGVASILNTFSHFHTPLTISFFRVVNGAILGLLLGLVGVILVRRLRAWWLG; encoded by the coding sequence GTGAGGGCCTTCTTTAATGTCCTCCTCCTCCTGGCCCTTTTCCCCTCCCTCCTCGCCCTCGCCCCCCGGCTACGGGCAGAACGGCCTGGGCCCGTGGTCCTCCTTTTGGACGCCGAGTCCGTCCGCGAGGAGGCCAGGGTGGAGGGGAAAAGCCTCCTGGAGGTCCTGGAAGGCTACCGGGCCTTGGGCGTTCAGGGGGTGGCCTTTCCCGAGCGTTTTCTTAAGGACTGGGTGGATGAAGGCGTTCTCCTCTACCGGCCGGGAAGCGAGCTACGAGAGGCGGGACTAACCGCCCGGAAGGGCTGGTACTACGTGAAGGGGGAAGCGTGGCTTGTGGAGCTGTTGGCCAAAGCCTACGCCCTCCCCACCCACCGCCTCGGGGACTGGCTTGGCTTTCCCCTGGACGTGCAGGCTTTTCCCGCCTTCTACCCCTTGGAAGAGCTACGCCAGGCCAAGGCGGCGGGGTTTTACGTGGCCGTGCGGCCCATCAACCACCGCCTGCGCCTCCTTGACCCAGGCCTCCCCCTGGTGCCCAAGGAGGCGGACGCCCTGGTCTTCGCCGGCCTCGAGGCTCTGGGCCACCCCTACCGCCTGGAGGAGGCCAAGGCCTTGGTGGGGGTCCCGGTGGCCCTCATTGAGGGCACGCCCCAGCCGGGCCTCCAGGCCTTTAGGGAAAAGGGGGTTCTCCGGCTTTTTGGCCTGCGCTACGAGTGGCAGCTCACCCTACGCCCCGAGGAGGCGGCGGACAAGTACGCCCTGGCGGCCCGGGAGCGGGGGCACCAGCTCCTCTACCTAAGGCCCTACCCCTACCGAGAGGACACGGAGCGCTTCCTCAAGCGGCTCACCGCGGAGCTTAAGGCAAGCGGCATCCCCTTGGGCCGCCCTGCCCCCCGGGACTTCGCCCCAAGCCCCCTGCGTCACGCCGCCTGGATGGGGGTGCTAGCGGGACTTGGCCTTCTCGCCTTGGGGCTTCCTGTCTACGGGCCCCTGGTGGCCTTTGCCCTCCTCCTCCTGGCCTTGGGCTATGCCGGAAGCCAAGCGGGGGCCCTCCTCGCCGCCTTGGTCTTTCCCGTGCTGGGCTTTTTGGGCCCCAGAAATGGCCTTTGGATGTGGCTTCGCACCCTGGGCTACGCCCTGGCGGGGGTGGTCTTCCTCTCCGCCCTGGGCTCTACCCCGGCCACGGTGCAGGGGCTAACCCCCTTCAAGGGCGTTTCCCTGACCCTCCTGGTGCCCCCCCTCCTGGTGGCGTACAGCTTTTTGGAAAAGGATTTCAAGCGGGCGCTTACCCAGCTCTTCCAACACCCCTTACGCCTGGGAGAGGTGGCCTTGGCGGGGCTTGCCCTTTTCCTCCTGGCCCTAGCCCTCCTCCGCCGCGGAAACGACGCCCCCCTGGTCCCAGACCTGGAGCTTAAGCTGAGAAGCCTTCTCCAAGACATCATGGTCCGTCCCCGCTTCAAGGAGGTCTTCGGCCACGCCCTCTTCCCCCTGGCCCTTCTCCTCCCCTGGCCCCGCTTCGTGCAAAACGGCCTCCTCTTCCTGGCCGCCTTGGGCGTGGCCTCCATCCTGAACACGTTTAGCCACTTCCACACCCCCCTCACCATCTCCTTCTTCCGGGTGGTAAACGGGGCCATCTTGGGCCTTCTTTTGGGGCTTGTTGGGGTTATCCTGGTGAGGAGGCTCCGGGCATGGTGGTTGGGGTAG
- a CDS encoding Hsp20/alpha crystallin family protein has protein sequence MLERLDRLETLRKLKELQERIAELAYQLTGEEPAAWTPRVDLLEDEDHYVLLVDLPGVRPEDLELLEEGSRITLAGVRHPLPGTYLLEERPMGTFRRTLDLPGPIEEGTAQASLRQGVLEVRFRKKKGTPLPLAQ, from the coding sequence ATGCTGGAGCGCCTGGACCGCCTGGAAACCCTACGCAAGCTAAAAGAGCTGCAAGAGCGCATCGCCGAGCTCGCCTACCAGCTCACCGGCGAGGAGCCCGCCGCCTGGACCCCCCGGGTGGACCTCCTGGAGGACGAGGACCATTACGTCCTCCTGGTGGACCTCCCCGGGGTGCGCCCCGAGGACCTGGAGCTTTTGGAAGAGGGAAGCCGCATCACCTTGGCTGGGGTCCGCCACCCCCTTCCCGGCACCTACCTGCTGGAGGAAAGGCCCATGGGGACCTTCCGCCGCACCCTGGACCTCCCCGGCCCCATTGAGGAAGGAACCGCCCAAGCCAGCCTCCGCCAGGGGGTGCTGGAGGTGCGCTTCAGGAAAAAGAAGGGCACGCCCCTGCCCTTGGCTCAGTAA
- a CDS encoding phage tail tape measure protein: MNALFRLQLLLDLTDRVSNPLGRVGEGLRRVEELSRRADLALQRLGAGLSVAGAGAALAAPLVLATRAAMDFEDAFADVRKVVDAPAPALMALQRELLGLTRVIPMTARELTEIAAAAGQAGIPMQELVRFTQDAARVGVAFGISAGQAGDALAKLRNVLELSQEGVMRLADAVNHLSNNMAATAPEILEVLRRVGGTGKLLGLTGQQVAAFSASLLALGTAPEVAATGLNALFQRLATAHVQPKAFQEALARLGLTATGLQQALRRDAAGAIMDFLRRLRAVPDQLTVLSDLFGMEYADDIAKLVGSLGTLEKAFSLVRSPAAYTGSVLAEFQNRSATLRNQLILLRNALERIWITLGNALLPVVTPVVARLADLLNRVSDLLDRFPLLRGALVAVTATLGGLLVVGGFLVTGLAALGFAATQARLGLLALQSGLAGALRQARLLSLGLALLRGEMARLGAVGLLRGAFGLLAQGAFRAGQAVLFLGRALLLNPVGLVLGALAGLVYLFRQAWGASESFRKSVLGTLQAVRSAFAPVLAEFRGLGEALAGLFRPLGGAIQASLASAQAAWDRFGYALGYGIGFLFGLLEALVVRLAPIFADGLAGLIRILRGFVDLVVGLFTLDLDRARQGALRVWEGLRAVLSVPIRVGGVLVDTALNALARLWQVASERFPALARLGEGLGAAWRGLVTGAEAVFRLLQTVVLSGIGALRALLQGDFRLALAFAERGWQALKALLSLPLRLGGVVWDALKAALGQALAFVRGLVGSFLEAGKAIVQGLTQGILSLAAAPVNAVRDLGGKAITTLRNLLGMRSPSRVFAEIGAMTALGMAVGLQGAAPEVARAVQALVPPVPQLLELPVLRPAVEMPELPPLGALVPPSPVAPVPGQAQGRGEGRKAEGRVVQVVRIERLELPSVRDADEFLGALKRLMLPYLEEV; this comes from the coding sequence GTGAACGCCCTGTTCAGGTTGCAACTGCTGTTGGACTTGACGGACCGCGTCTCCAACCCCCTGGGCCGGGTGGGGGAGGGGCTGCGCCGGGTGGAGGAGCTTTCCCGCCGGGCGGACCTCGCCCTGCAACGCTTGGGGGCGGGCCTTTCCGTGGCCGGGGCCGGGGCGGCCCTCGCCGCGCCCCTGGTCCTCGCCACCCGGGCGGCGATGGACTTTGAGGACGCCTTCGCCGACGTGCGCAAGGTGGTGGACGCCCCCGCCCCCGCCCTCATGGCCCTCCAGCGGGAGCTTTTGGGCCTCACCCGGGTCATCCCCATGACCGCCAGGGAGCTCACGGAGATCGCCGCCGCCGCGGGCCAGGCGGGCATCCCCATGCAGGAGCTGGTCCGCTTTACCCAGGACGCGGCCCGGGTGGGGGTGGCCTTCGGCATCTCCGCGGGCCAGGCGGGAGACGCCCTGGCCAAGCTCCGCAACGTCCTGGAGCTCAGCCAGGAGGGGGTCATGCGCTTGGCGGACGCCGTGAACCACCTCTCCAACAACATGGCGGCCACCGCCCCGGAGATCCTGGAGGTCCTCCGCCGGGTAGGGGGGACGGGGAAGCTCCTGGGCCTCACCGGGCAGCAGGTGGCGGCCTTCTCCGCGAGCCTCCTCGCCCTCGGCACCGCCCCCGAGGTGGCCGCCACCGGCCTCAACGCCCTCTTCCAGCGCCTGGCCACCGCTCACGTCCAGCCCAAGGCTTTTCAGGAAGCCTTGGCCCGCCTGGGGCTCACGGCCACGGGCCTCCAGCAGGCCCTGAGGCGGGACGCCGCCGGGGCCATCATGGACTTCCTACGCCGCCTCAGGGCGGTGCCCGACCAGCTCACCGTGCTTTCCGACCTCTTCGGTATGGAGTACGCCGACGACATCGCCAAGCTGGTGGGCTCCTTGGGCACCCTGGAGAAGGCCTTCAGCCTGGTGCGAAGTCCGGCCGCCTACACGGGGAGCGTCCTCGCCGAGTTCCAGAACCGCTCCGCCACCCTGAGGAACCAGCTCATCCTGCTCCGGAACGCCCTGGAGCGCATCTGGATCACCCTCGGCAACGCCCTCCTGCCCGTGGTGACCCCGGTGGTGGCCCGCCTCGCCGACCTCCTGAACCGCGTCTCCGACCTCCTGGACCGCTTCCCCCTCCTCCGGGGGGCCCTCGTGGCCGTCACGGCCACCCTCGGGGGGCTTCTGGTAGTGGGCGGCTTCCTGGTCACGGGGCTCGCCGCCCTGGGCTTCGCCGCCACTCAGGCCCGGCTGGGCCTCCTCGCCCTCCAAAGCGGCCTCGCCGGCGCCCTCAGGCAGGCGCGCCTCCTCTCCCTGGGCCTCGCCCTCCTGCGGGGGGAGATGGCCCGGCTGGGGGCGGTGGGGCTCCTCCGGGGGGCCTTCGGCCTCCTCGCCCAGGGGGCCTTCCGGGCCGGGCAGGCGGTGCTCTTCCTGGGGCGGGCCCTCCTCCTCAACCCGGTGGGGCTGGTCCTCGGCGCCCTCGCCGGGCTCGTCTACCTCTTCCGCCAGGCCTGGGGGGCGAGCGAGAGCTTCCGCAAGAGCGTTCTCGGCACCCTCCAGGCGGTGCGGAGCGCCTTCGCCCCGGTCCTCGCCGAGTTCCGGGGCCTGGGGGAGGCTCTGGCCGGGCTCTTCCGCCCCCTCGGGGGGGCCATCCAGGCCTCCCTGGCCTCCGCCCAGGCCGCCTGGGACCGCTTCGGCTACGCCCTGGGGTATGGCATCGGCTTCCTCTTCGGCCTCCTGGAAGCCCTCGTCGTCCGCCTCGCCCCCATCTTCGCCGACGGCCTCGCGGGCCTCATCCGCATCCTGCGGGGCTTCGTGGACCTGGTGGTGGGCCTCTTCACCCTGGACCTGGACCGGGCCCGCCAGGGGGCCTTGCGGGTGTGGGAGGGGCTCCGGGCTGTCCTCTCCGTGCCCATCCGGGTGGGGGGCGTTCTGGTGGATACCGCCCTCAACGCCCTGGCCCGCCTCTGGCAGGTGGCCAGCGAGCGCTTTCCCGCCCTGGCCCGGCTGGGAGAGGGGTTGGGGGCCGCTTGGCGGGGCCTGGTGACGGGGGCCGAGGCGGTCTTCCGGCTCCTCCAGACCGTGGTCCTCTCCGGCATCGGGGCCCTGCGGGCCCTCCTCCAGGGGGATTTCCGCCTGGCCCTGGCCTTTGCCGAGAGGGGGTGGCAGGCTCTCAAGGCCCTGCTCTCCTTGCCCCTGCGCCTGGGGGGCGTGGTCTGGGACGCCCTAAAGGCGGCCTTGGGCCAGGCCCTGGCCTTCGTGCGGGGGCTGGTGGGCTCCTTCCTGGAGGCGGGCAAGGCCATCGTCCAGGGGCTCACCCAAGGCATCCTCAGCCTGGCGGCGGCCCCGGTGAATGCCGTCAGGGATCTGGGGGGGAAGGCAATTACCACGCTCCGGAACCTTCTGGGGATGCGCTCCCCCAGCCGGGTCTTCGCCGAGATCGGTGCCATGACCGCCCTGGGGATGGCCGTGGGCCTGCAGGGGGCGGCCCCCGAGGTGGCCCGGGCGGTGCAGGCCCTGGTGCCCCCGGTACCGCAGTTGCTGGAGCTTCCCGTCTTGCGCCCTGCGGTGGAGATGCCGGAGCTGCCGCCTTTGGGGGCCCTGGTGCCCCCTTCCCCTGTGGCCCCCGTGCCCGGCCAGGCTCAGGGCAGGGGAGAGGGCCGCAAAGCGGAGGGCAGGGTGGTCCAGGTGGTGCGCATCGAGCGCCTGGAACTCCCCTCCGTGCGGGATGCGGACGAGTTCCTCGGGGCCCTGAAGCGCCTCATGCTGCCCTATCTGGAGGAGGTCTGA
- a CDS encoding phage tail protein, with amino-acid sequence MSELAEALYRHLLSLLPPGRYPRAGRAADGMVRALAQEEADLIREALEAFPQAFPQYAEGEALSRLGEGRALRRFPPDEPDASYRERVRHAWDWWLRAGTKPGMEAELARLGFVAKVVEGPFENAFDGTWHFGDYEGAFTGPAWAEFILEVSPAGPWTARERAYLRHAVRELKPAHAVLRGVELYAQDRRVFRLRPQAAVVLLDLGAFGDFLFGDTRRVALAGGMSLAAWAEGRMAQAQVFDGSWRFGEVGF; translated from the coding sequence ATGAGTGAGCTCGCCGAGGCCCTCTACCGCCACCTCCTCTCCCTCCTCCCCCCGGGCCGCTACCCCCGGGCGGGAAGGGCGGCGGACGGGATGGTGCGGGCCCTGGCCCAGGAGGAGGCCGACCTCATCCGGGAGGCCCTGGAGGCCTTCCCCCAGGCCTTCCCCCAGTACGCGGAAGGGGAGGCCCTCTCCCGGCTGGGCGAAGGCCGCGCCCTCCGCCGCTTCCCCCCCGACGAGCCGGACGCCTCCTACCGGGAGCGCGTCCGGCACGCCTGGGACTGGTGGCTCCGGGCGGGGACGAAGCCCGGCATGGAGGCCGAGCTCGCCCGCCTTGGTTTTGTGGCCAAGGTGGTGGAAGGGCCCTTCGAGAACGCCTTTGACGGCACGTGGCACTTTGGGGACTACGAGGGCGCTTTCACGGGCCCTGCCTGGGCGGAGTTCATTTTGGAGGTCAGTCCAGCGGGGCCCTGGACCGCGCGGGAGCGGGCCTACCTGCGCCACGCGGTCCGGGAGCTCAAGCCCGCCCACGCGGTCCTGCGGGGGGTGGAGCTCTACGCCCAGGACCGCCGCGTCTTCCGCCTGCGGCCGCAGGCGGCGGTGGTCCTCCTGGACCTTGGAGCTTTCGGGGACTTCCTCTTTGGCGACACCCGGCGGGTAGCGCTGGCGGGCGGGATGAGCCTCGCCGCCTGGGCCGAGGGCAGGATGGCCCAAGCCCAAGTGTTTGACGGAAGCTGGCGTTTTGGGGAGGTGGGATTTTGA
- the rpmE gene encoding 50S ribosomal protein L31, which produces MKEGIHPKLVPARIICGCGNVIHTYSTKPEIHVEVCSKCHPFYTGQQRFVDTEGRVERFQRRFGDSYRKGR; this is translated from the coding sequence GTGAAAGAGGGCATTCATCCCAAGCTGGTTCCCGCCCGCATCATCTGCGGGTGCGGCAACGTGATCCACACCTACTCCACCAAACCCGAGATCCACGTGGAAGTGTGCAGCAAGTGCCACCCCTTCTACACGGGCCAGCAGCGCTTCGTGGACACCGAGGGGCGGGTGGAGCGCTTCCAACGGCGCTTTGGCGATTCCTACCGCAAGGGGCGTTAG
- a CDS encoding PolC-type DNA polymerase III, giving the protein MEDAFLRYRLATRLARTLREAARPLPLPALGEALGLRGPVERVVRPLLDGRFVLEREVGLWEWRYPFPHKGEAVVVLDLETTGLAPGLNEIIEVALVRLEGEKRIPFQSLVRPERPPSPFIERLTGIRAGMLEEAPLLEAVLEQAYPLLSGATLVVHNAAFDLSFLRPALEGMGYRLENPVVDSVRLARRAFRGLKRYGLDALSEVLEFPKREVHRALDDVERTLAVVYEVYYMLTSGSPRPLEDLGR; this is encoded by the coding sequence ATGGAGGATGCCTTCCTCCGCTACCGCCTGGCCACGCGCCTGGCCCGCACCCTGAGGGAAGCGGCAAGGCCTTTGCCCCTTCCCGCTTTGGGCGAGGCCTTGGGCCTCCGGGGGCCGGTGGAGCGGGTGGTGCGGCCCCTGTTGGACGGGCGCTTTGTCCTGGAGAGGGAGGTGGGGCTATGGGAGTGGCGCTATCCCTTTCCCCACAAGGGGGAGGCGGTGGTGGTCCTGGACCTGGAAACCACGGGCCTGGCCCCCGGCTTGAACGAGATCATTGAGGTGGCCCTGGTGCGTCTGGAAGGGGAAAAGCGCATCCCCTTCCAGAGCCTGGTCCGGCCCGAGCGCCCGCCAAGCCCCTTCATTGAGCGCCTCACGGGCATCCGGGCGGGGATGCTGGAGGAGGCCCCTCTCCTGGAGGCGGTTCTAGAGCAGGCTTATCCCCTCCTCTCCGGGGCCACCTTGGTCGTTCACAACGCCGCCTTTGACCTTTCCTTCCTGCGCCCGGCCCTGGAGGGCATGGGTTACCGGTTGGAAAACCCCGTGGTGGACTCGGTGCGCCTGGCGCGCCGGGCTTTCAGGGGGCTAAAGCGCTACGGCCTGGACGCCCTTTCCGAGGTGCTGGAGTTCCCCAAGCGGGAGGTGCACCGGGCCCTTGACGATGTGGAGCGGACCCTTGCCGTGGTGTACGAGGTGTATTATATGCTCACTTCAGGGAGCCCCCGTCCCCTCGAGGACCTTGGGAGGTGA
- the gatA gene encoding Asp-tRNA(Asn)/Glu-tRNA(Gln) amidotransferase subunit GatA, with protein sequence MLAHEIRARVARGELTPKEVVQAYWERVQRLDPSLGAFLTLNEAVWEEAARLDPALPLAGVVVAVKDNIATKGLRTTAGSRLLENFVPPYEATAVARLQARGALILGKTNLDEFGMGSSTEHSAFFPTKNPFDPDRVPGGSSGGSAAAVAADLAPVALGSDTGGSVRQPAAFSGVYGLKPTYGRVSRYGLIAYASSLDQIGPLARSVRDLALLMDAMAGPDPLDATSLDLPPRFQEALAEPLPPLRLGVVREGLAGNSPGVERALEGALKVFRGLCLEVAEVSWPSLPLALNAYYILAPAEASSNLARYDGTLYGHRAEGEELWPVVEATRARFGLEVKRRILVGTFVLQSGYYEAYYGRAQAFRRRLKAEAKALFQEVDLLLLPTTPHPAFPLGGRQDPLAMYREDLYTVGASLAGLPALSFPAGFEGNLPVGLQLLAPWGQDERLLRVALAFEEATDRAFLKTPLGEAL encoded by the coding sequence ATGTTGGCCCACGAGATCCGCGCCCGGGTGGCCCGGGGGGAGCTTACCCCAAAGGAGGTGGTCCAGGCGTACTGGGAACGGGTCCAGCGGCTTGACCCTAGCCTGGGCGCTTTTCTCACCCTAAACGAGGCGGTTTGGGAGGAGGCCGCGAGGCTGGATCCGGCCCTTCCCCTCGCCGGGGTGGTGGTGGCGGTGAAGGACAACATCGCCACCAAGGGCCTGCGCACCACGGCGGGGAGCCGGCTTTTGGAAAACTTTGTCCCGCCCTACGAGGCCACGGCGGTGGCCCGGCTGCAGGCGCGGGGCGCCCTGATCCTGGGCAAGACCAACCTGGACGAGTTCGGCATGGGTTCCTCCACGGAGCACTCCGCCTTCTTCCCCACCAAGAACCCCTTTGACCCGGACCGGGTGCCGGGAGGGTCCAGCGGGGGAAGCGCTGCGGCGGTGGCGGCGGACCTGGCCCCCGTGGCCCTGGGTTCGGACACGGGGGGAAGCGTGCGCCAGCCTGCGGCCTTCTCTGGCGTGTATGGCCTGAAGCCCACCTACGGCCGGGTGAGCCGGTATGGCCTCATCGCCTACGCCTCGAGCCTGGACCAGATCGGCCCCCTGGCCCGCTCCGTGCGGGATCTGGCCCTCCTCATGGATGCCATGGCGGGCCCGGATCCCTTGGACGCCACCAGCCTGGACCTCCCCCCCCGCTTTCAGGAGGCCCTGGCCGAGCCCTTGCCCCCTTTGCGCCTCGGGGTGGTGCGGGAGGGGCTAGCGGGCAATAGCCCGGGGGTGGAAAGGGCTTTGGAGGGGGCCCTTAAGGTCTTCCGAGGGCTTTGCCTGGAGGTGGCGGAGGTGTCCTGGCCCTCCTTGCCCTTGGCCCTCAACGCCTATTACATCCTGGCCCCGGCGGAGGCCAGCTCCAACCTGGCCCGCTACGACGGGACCCTCTACGGCCACCGGGCGGAGGGGGAGGAGCTTTGGCCCGTGGTGGAGGCCACCCGGGCCCGGTTTGGCCTCGAGGTCAAGCGCCGCATCCTGGTGGGCACCTTTGTCCTCCAAAGCGGCTACTACGAGGCCTACTACGGCCGGGCCCAGGCTTTCCGGAGGAGGCTTAAGGCGGAGGCCAAGGCGCTTTTCCAGGAGGTGGACCTCCTCCTCCTCCCCACCACCCCCCACCCCGCCTTCCCCCTGGGGGGGCGGCAGGACCCCCTCGCCATGTACCGGGAGGACCTCTACACCGTGGGGGCGAGCCTTGCGGGGCTACCCGCCCTTTCCTTCCCCGCTGGGTTTGAGGGGAACCTCCCCGTGGGGCTACAGCTCCTCGCCCCTTGGGGCCAGGACGAGCGCCTTCTGCGGGTGGCCTTGGCCTTTGAAGAGGCCACGGACCGGGCCTTCCTCAAGACGCCTTTAGGGGAGGCGCTTTAG
- a CDS encoding baseplate J/gp47 family protein: protein MPELPPLPTLEEETQRLLGFLPEGFPVRNPDSFSAFGTYLRLAAQAALEARAFTRELVPQLFVITATGAWLDEHAKGLGLARKEARGARLRCRVLASAPGTFPPGALLGVGELRYRAEGPFAPDALVEVWSEGVGSRYNLPPGTRLLPVTVVGGLEALEVEEVLEPGLDRETDEELRARLILAWPALGRGSTYHAYMSWALEDPEVRKVQVIDDHPRGQGTVDVVIAPARGLPSPELLARVQRVVDERRPLTVNALVRSPSPRPLDLALRLHRLPGSPSLEAWRGFALDFLNGLNIGETFWPSRLMDHLHDRGGLEAVEVLAPAGPVAVARDELIVPGEVTVYE, encoded by the coding sequence GTGCCTGAGCTTCCCCCTCTCCCCACCCTGGAGGAGGAGACCCAGAGGCTCCTCGGCTTCCTCCCCGAGGGCTTCCCCGTGCGGAACCCCGACAGTTTCAGCGCCTTCGGCACCTACCTGCGCCTCGCGGCCCAAGCGGCCCTCGAGGCCCGCGCCTTCACCCGGGAGCTCGTCCCCCAGCTCTTTGTGATCACCGCCACCGGCGCCTGGCTGGATGAGCACGCCAAGGGCCTGGGCCTCGCCCGCAAGGAGGCCCGGGGGGCCAGGCTCCGCTGCCGCGTCCTCGCCTCCGCTCCCGGCACCTTCCCCCCCGGGGCCCTCCTGGGGGTGGGGGAACTCCGCTACCGGGCCGAGGGTCCCTTCGCCCCGGACGCCCTCGTGGAGGTCTGGAGCGAGGGCGTGGGGAGCCGCTACAACCTCCCCCCGGGGACCCGCCTCCTCCCCGTTACCGTGGTGGGGGGCCTCGAGGCCCTGGAGGTGGAGGAGGTCCTGGAGCCCGGCTTGGACCGGGAGACGGACGAGGAGCTCCGGGCCCGCCTCATTCTCGCCTGGCCCGCCCTGGGCCGGGGGAGCACCTACCACGCCTACATGAGCTGGGCCCTGGAGGACCCCGAGGTGCGGAAGGTCCAGGTCATAGACGACCACCCCCGGGGCCAGGGCACCGTGGACGTGGTCATAGCCCCCGCCCGGGGCCTCCCTTCCCCCGAGCTCCTCGCCCGGGTCCAGAGGGTGGTGGACGAGCGGCGGCCCCTCACCGTGAACGCCCTGGTGCGCTCCCCCAGCCCCCGGCCCCTGGACCTCGCCCTGCGCCTGCACCGCCTCCCGGGAAGCCCCTCCCTCGAGGCCTGGCGGGGCTTCGCCCTGGATTTCCTGAACGGGCTAAACATCGGGGAGACCTTCTGGCCCTCCCGCCTCATGGACCACCTGCACGACCGGGGAGGCCTCGAGGCGGTGGAGGTCCTGGCCCCCGCGGGACCTGTGGCCGTGGCCCGGGACGAGCTCATCGTCCCCGGGGAGGTGACGGTCTATGAGTGA